Proteins encoded in a region of the Paramagnetospirillum magneticum AMB-1 genome:
- a CDS encoding CHAT domain-containing tetratricopeptide repeat protein, with protein sequence MMASRALTLLGGAALAVLVAASPAFAQSADDLIAQARQAMQAGKGADVQRLDAEITKARSVLPAWVAEKQQAASAVPQPKQRAAMLWNRVHQQAIASAGGGDLPKAVDEAAQALSVAKDNLGEGHLATIISATDLAALQHLAGRIEEAEANYALAVKLSQAALGDAHPETVKVSQALAGLYQSQAKYDQAAKVYEAAVKASTAGLGALHPQTLGLQLSLARLQINASKTKDADKLLETTCAASRKVYGEAHGEFSRCLASQGAFKRVQGDYTAAATLLDQAVAIQKLAVAPTDPLSLSTRVEAGGLYHRQGRLAESQQILESAVRDAQTANDQQNLLSAKGDLADVLDDRGEYDAAEKMAKEVLDAQTTALGAAHPNTVAALSSLASIYRKQGRLLEAEKTFMEAWERYRKVLGTDHRSTVIAANNVGEILEKEGIYERAEPFLRGALDGGRKAFGETHPATLTTMNNLALLYESQGVFDKAEPLYQSVITVFGKTIGPKHPDTIAATNNLAYLYMLKGEYDRAAPMFKTVHEAWVKAYGPKHQNTLKALNNLARALHKQGKLGEAEKAFDTALAGRRSVLGEKHLDTLRSMHDLAALYRTQKKLKEAEALLVKTLAGDEAVMGPAHPYTFETLNTLAGVQEDMGDIKAAFATRQTTFKRRTEFLNRVLYVTGDNAREGYVRLHAPELAAYVALLTRLDEPTAGKALMEVSLNRKGLLLKVASEIQQVTRLSRDPELTKLTEELAEVRKRLAALTLSGPTEETKDNHVEVINGLEEKINDLQGALGRSSTRFQQSVAPIALDDLVKAMPANAVVVDFFIYGEDGKQKLVAATLRKDGDNPVYGLVKYDSVKTIDDIIVKYRTDIQNEEIEMDDLLDVGQQVHKLIWQPLERALGGRTKVYIIPDGMLNIAPISAMVEPNRKYLIERIDLHVLNSSRDLLPSSIPAAKGGYLINAGPDYNTEEVTGKATLEKARSRSAGNDVQSSVRGMSGMRGLKFDPLPGAEKEGQLIVKTVENQGKPTAIYSKGTAQEKVLRELEQPPEVLHIATHGFFLKADDTLRKRLLKLQRSSDFQFPPPGDNPLLRAGLAFAGINSNAQVLGDIDTDNDGVLTALEVLGLDLTGTQLAILSACETGLGEVHEGEGVYGLRRSFQEAGARSVVSSLWEVSDAGTQTLMAALYKRLLAGKTPHDALREAQLEMLRNSQWSMPYIWSAFFMVGG encoded by the coding sequence ATGATGGCTTCGCGTGCCTTGACGTTGCTGGGTGGCGCCGCGCTGGCGGTGCTGGTCGCCGCTTCGCCGGCTTTCGCCCAATCGGCCGATGACCTGATCGCGCAGGCGCGCCAGGCCATGCAGGCCGGCAAGGGCGCCGACGTTCAGCGTCTGGACGCCGAGATCACCAAGGCCCGCTCGGTCCTGCCCGCCTGGGTGGCGGAAAAGCAGCAGGCGGCTTCGGCCGTGCCTCAGCCCAAGCAACGCGCCGCCATGCTGTGGAACCGGGTCCACCAGCAGGCCATCGCCTCGGCGGGCGGCGGCGACCTGCCCAAGGCCGTCGACGAAGCGGCCCAGGCCCTGTCGGTGGCCAAGGACAATCTGGGCGAGGGGCACCTTGCCACCATCATCAGCGCCACCGATCTGGCCGCCCTGCAGCATCTGGCCGGACGCATCGAGGAGGCGGAGGCCAATTACGCCCTGGCGGTGAAACTCTCCCAGGCCGCGCTGGGCGACGCCCATCCCGAGACGGTCAAGGTGAGCCAGGCCCTGGCCGGGCTTTACCAATCCCAGGCCAAATACGATCAGGCCGCCAAGGTCTACGAAGCCGCCGTCAAGGCTTCGACCGCCGGGCTGGGGGCTCTGCATCCCCAGACTCTCGGCCTGCAACTGTCCCTGGCGCGGCTGCAGATCAACGCCTCCAAGACCAAGGACGCCGACAAGCTGCTGGAGACGACCTGTGCCGCCAGCCGCAAGGTCTATGGCGAGGCCCATGGGGAATTCTCGCGCTGTCTGGCGAGCCAGGGCGCCTTCAAGCGCGTCCAGGGCGATTACACCGCCGCCGCCACCCTGCTGGATCAGGCGGTAGCCATTCAGAAGCTGGCGGTGGCGCCCACCGACCCGCTGAGCCTTTCCACCCGCGTCGAGGCGGGTGGCCTCTATCATCGTCAGGGCCGTCTGGCCGAATCGCAACAGATCCTCGAATCCGCCGTGCGCGACGCCCAGACCGCCAACGACCAGCAGAACCTGCTGTCGGCCAAGGGCGATCTGGCCGACGTTCTGGACGATCGCGGCGAATACGATGCCGCCGAGAAGATGGCCAAGGAGGTGCTGGACGCCCAGACCACCGCCCTGGGCGCCGCCCATCCCAACACCGTGGCGGCGCTGTCGTCGCTGGCCTCCATCTACCGCAAGCAGGGCCGTCTGCTGGAGGCGGAAAAGACCTTCATGGAGGCGTGGGAGCGCTACCGCAAGGTTCTGGGCACCGACCACCGCTCCACGGTGATCGCCGCCAACAATGTGGGCGAGATCCTCGAAAAGGAAGGCATCTACGAGCGGGCCGAGCCCTTCCTGCGCGGCGCCCTGGACGGCGGGCGCAAGGCGTTCGGCGAGACCCATCCGGCGACGCTGACCACCATGAACAATCTGGCGCTGCTTTACGAAAGCCAGGGCGTGTTCGACAAGGCCGAGCCGTTGTACCAGAGCGTCATCACGGTGTTCGGCAAGACCATCGGGCCGAAGCATCCCGATACCATCGCCGCCACCAACAACCTGGCCTATCTCTACATGCTGAAGGGCGAGTACGACCGTGCCGCCCCCATGTTCAAGACGGTGCACGAGGCCTGGGTCAAGGCCTATGGGCCCAAGCACCAGAACACCCTGAAGGCGCTGAACAACCTTGCCCGCGCCCTGCACAAGCAGGGCAAGCTGGGCGAGGCGGAAAAGGCCTTCGACACCGCCCTGGCCGGTCGGCGTTCGGTGCTGGGCGAGAAGCACCTGGATACGCTGCGCTCCATGCATGATCTGGCGGCCTTGTACCGCACCCAGAAGAAGCTGAAGGAGGCCGAGGCGCTGCTGGTCAAGACCCTGGCCGGCGACGAGGCGGTGATGGGTCCGGCCCATCCTTATACCTTCGAGACGCTGAACACCCTGGCCGGGGTGCAGGAGGACATGGGCGATATCAAGGCCGCCTTCGCCACCCGCCAAACCACGTTCAAGCGCCGCACCGAATTCCTCAACCGGGTGCTCTACGTCACCGGCGACAATGCGCGCGAAGGCTATGTCCGCCTGCATGCGCCGGAACTGGCCGCCTATGTGGCGCTGCTGACCCGGCTGGACGAACCCACGGCGGGCAAGGCGCTGATGGAGGTCAGCCTCAACCGCAAGGGCCTGCTGCTCAAGGTGGCGTCCGAGATCCAGCAGGTGACCCGCCTGTCGCGCGATCCCGAACTGACCAAGCTGACCGAGGAACTGGCCGAGGTCAGGAAGCGGCTTGCCGCCTTGACCCTGTCCGGTCCCACCGAGGAGACCAAGGACAATCACGTCGAGGTGATCAACGGCCTGGAAGAGAAGATCAACGATCTTCAGGGCGCCCTGGGCCGTTCCTCCACCCGCTTCCAGCAATCGGTGGCCCCTATCGCCCTGGATGATCTGGTCAAGGCCATGCCCGCCAATGCGGTGGTGGTGGACTTCTTCATCTATGGCGAGGACGGCAAGCAGAAGCTGGTGGCCGCCACGCTGCGCAAGGACGGCGACAATCCGGTCTATGGCCTGGTGAAGTACGATTCCGTGAAGACCATCGACGACATCATCGTCAAGTACCGCACCGACATCCAGAATGAAGAGATCGAGATGGACGATCTGCTGGATGTGGGCCAGCAGGTGCACAAGCTGATCTGGCAGCCCCTGGAGCGCGCCCTGGGTGGGCGGACCAAGGTCTACATCATTCCCGACGGCATGCTGAACATCGCCCCCATCAGCGCCATGGTGGAGCCCAACCGCAAATACCTGATCGAGCGCATCGACCTGCATGTGCTGAATTCCAGCCGCGACCTGCTGCCGTCCTCCATTCCGGCGGCCAAGGGCGGCTATCTCATCAATGCCGGTCCCGACTACAACACCGAGGAAGTGACGGGCAAGGCCACCCTGGAAAAGGCGCGCTCGCGCTCGGCCGGCAACGATGTCCAGTCGTCGGTGCGCGGCATGAGCGGCATGCGCGGCCTTAAATTCGACCCGCTGCCCGGCGCCGAGAAGGAAGGCCAACTGATCGTCAAGACCGTGGAGAACCAGGGCAAGCCGACGGCCATCTACTCCAAGGGCACCGCCCAGGAGAAGGTGTTGCGCGAGCTGGAGCAGCCGCCCGAGGTTCTGCACATCGCTACCCACGGCTTCTTCCTCAAGGCCGACGACACGCTCCGCAAGCGCCTGCTGAAGCTGCAGCGCTCGTCGGACTTCCAGTTCCCGCCGCCCGGCGACAATCCGCTGCTGCGCGCCGGACTGGCCTTTGCCGGCATCAACTCCAACGCCCAGGTACTGGGCGACATCGACACCGACAATGACGGCGTGCTGACGGCGCTTGAGGTCCTGGGCCTCGACCTGACTGGGACGCAGCTGGCCATTCTGTCGGCCTGCGAAACCGGCCTGGGCGAGGTGCATGAGGGTGAGGGCGTCTACGGTCTGCGCCGTTCCTTCCAGGAGGCCGGGGCCCGCTCGGTGGTGTCCTCTCTGTGGGAAGTCAGCGACGCCGGAACCCAGACCTTGATGGCGGCCCTTTACAAAAGGCTTCTGGCGGGCAAGACTCCGCATGACGCCTTGCGGGAGGCTCAACTGGAAATGCTGCGTAACAGCCAGTGGAGCATGCCGTATATCTGGTCGGCATTTTTCATGGTCGGCGGCTGA